Proteins encoded together in one Temnothorax longispinosus isolate EJ_2023e chromosome 5, Tlon_JGU_v1, whole genome shotgun sequence window:
- the LOC139813161 gene encoding putative nuclease HARBI1 isoform X1: protein MRLEFEVLFSSCLLRMALDYLGLDLMMMENRVQRLERRAQRQLLRMTEDPFDLTNNEFKELYRLTPDVMFDLADVLEPRLQRTRITGLSVEKQILSAVRFYATGCFQRPVGEQWGISMSQTSISRSVHKVTDAINDLMFRQWIQFPITPEDRQLARMQFQNARQPFEGAIGAIDCTHVAILAPKEHEEAYINHHGYHSVNVQMICDPNLKILNVNARYPGARHDAYIWSACAARRVMERAYNRGERRTYLIGDSGYPLEPWLLTPLPREREGTPRFAYNEALCSARNCVERLFGVLKATWRCLSRHRVLQYEPGFAGRIVNACAVLHNMRNAHGIFNDDLFNEIEYDENIYDNYDNACDINVDNNARGPLAIARRIQDRLIAERFAR from the exons ATGAGACTTGAGTTCGAAGTACTCTTTTCCTCCTGTCTTTTACG aatggCTCTCGACTATCTTGGTTTAGATTTAATGATGATGGAAAACCGTGTTCAACGCCTTGAACGAAGGGCGCAACGACAATTGTTGCGAATGACAGAGGATCCGTTCGATTTGACGAACAATGAATTTAAAGAACTGTATCGCCTAACACCGGATGTAATGTTTGATCTCGCTGATGTATTAGAACCTCGATTGCAGCGGACAAGGATTACCGGATTGTCTGTAGAGAAGCAG aTATTGTCGGCAGTGAGATTTTACGCAACTGGCTGTTTTCAACGCCCTGTGGGTGAGCAGTGGGGCATTTCTATGAGCCAGACATCGATCAGCAGATCTGTCCACAAAGTTACTGATGCGATCAATGACTTAATGTTTAGACAATGGATACAATTCCCCATCACTCCAGAAGATAGGCAACTAGCGAGAATGCAATTTCAAAATGCACGTCAGCCATTTGAAGGGGCTATCGGAGCGATTGACTGCACTCACGTTGCGATCCTTGCCCCCAAAGAGCATGAAGAAGCCTATATAAATCATCACGGCTATCATTCAGTGAATGTGCAAATG ATATGTGatccaaatttaaaaatattaaatgtcaaTGCAAGATACCCCGGAGCACGGCACGATGCATATATATGGAGTGCTTGTGCTGCGCGACGAGTTATGGAACGCGCATACAATCGTGGTGAACGTCGAACATATCTCATTg GTGATTCAGGTTATCCACTGGAACCGTGGCTTTTAACTCCTTTACCCCGAGAGCGAGAAGGAACTCCACGTTTCGCGTATAACGAAGCATTATGCAGCGCAAGAAATTGTGTCGAACGTCTCTTTGGTGTATTGAAAGCTACCTGGAGATGTCTTTCTCGACACAGGGTCTTGCAGTACGAGCCTGGCTTCGCTGGGAGAATTGTCAACGCTTGCGCAGTTCTCCATAATATGCGTAATGCTCACGGCATATTTAATGATGATCTATTCAATGAAATTGAATAtgacgaaaatatatatgacaaTTATGATAATGCTTGTGATATTAATGTAGATAATAATGCTCGTGGACCTCTTGCTATCGCACGTCGCATCCAAGACCGTTTAATAGCAGAAAGATTTGCCAGATAA
- the LOC139813161 gene encoding putative nuclease HARBI1 isoform X2, protein MQNNTQMALDYLGLDLMMMENRVQRLERRAQRQLLRMTEDPFDLTNNEFKELYRLTPDVMFDLADVLEPRLQRTRITGLSVEKQILSAVRFYATGCFQRPVGEQWGISMSQTSISRSVHKVTDAINDLMFRQWIQFPITPEDRQLARMQFQNARQPFEGAIGAIDCTHVAILAPKEHEEAYINHHGYHSVNVQMICDPNLKILNVNARYPGARHDAYIWSACAARRVMERAYNRGERRTYLIGDSGYPLEPWLLTPLPREREGTPRFAYNEALCSARNCVERLFGVLKATWRCLSRHRVLQYEPGFAGRIVNACAVLHNMRNAHGIFNDDLFNEIEYDENIYDNYDNACDINVDNNARGPLAIARRIQDRLIAERFAR, encoded by the exons atgcaaaataatactcA aatggCTCTCGACTATCTTGGTTTAGATTTAATGATGATGGAAAACCGTGTTCAACGCCTTGAACGAAGGGCGCAACGACAATTGTTGCGAATGACAGAGGATCCGTTCGATTTGACGAACAATGAATTTAAAGAACTGTATCGCCTAACACCGGATGTAATGTTTGATCTCGCTGATGTATTAGAACCTCGATTGCAGCGGACAAGGATTACCGGATTGTCTGTAGAGAAGCAG aTATTGTCGGCAGTGAGATTTTACGCAACTGGCTGTTTTCAACGCCCTGTGGGTGAGCAGTGGGGCATTTCTATGAGCCAGACATCGATCAGCAGATCTGTCCACAAAGTTACTGATGCGATCAATGACTTAATGTTTAGACAATGGATACAATTCCCCATCACTCCAGAAGATAGGCAACTAGCGAGAATGCAATTTCAAAATGCACGTCAGCCATTTGAAGGGGCTATCGGAGCGATTGACTGCACTCACGTTGCGATCCTTGCCCCCAAAGAGCATGAAGAAGCCTATATAAATCATCACGGCTATCATTCAGTGAATGTGCAAATG ATATGTGatccaaatttaaaaatattaaatgtcaaTGCAAGATACCCCGGAGCACGGCACGATGCATATATATGGAGTGCTTGTGCTGCGCGACGAGTTATGGAACGCGCATACAATCGTGGTGAACGTCGAACATATCTCATTg GTGATTCAGGTTATCCACTGGAACCGTGGCTTTTAACTCCTTTACCCCGAGAGCGAGAAGGAACTCCACGTTTCGCGTATAACGAAGCATTATGCAGCGCAAGAAATTGTGTCGAACGTCTCTTTGGTGTATTGAAAGCTACCTGGAGATGTCTTTCTCGACACAGGGTCTTGCAGTACGAGCCTGGCTTCGCTGGGAGAATTGTCAACGCTTGCGCAGTTCTCCATAATATGCGTAATGCTCACGGCATATTTAATGATGATCTATTCAATGAAATTGAATAtgacgaaaatatatatgacaaTTATGATAATGCTTGTGATATTAATGTAGATAATAATGCTCGTGGACCTCTTGCTATCGCACGTCGCATCCAAGACCGTTTAATAGCAGAAAGATTTGCCAGATAA